A stretch of the Dehalococcoidia bacterium genome encodes the following:
- the clpX gene encoding ATP-dependent Clp protease ATP-binding subunit ClpX produces the protein MPPRGSRTYSYHCSFCGKGQQEVRRLIAGPNGVYICDECVQLCNEIIREDMAPKGRPQAQRIPPPRAIYQQLSEYVIGQEHAKKVLSVAVYNHYKRIAAGRHLREVELEKSNILLIGPTGCGKTLLARTLAKILDVPFTIADATSLTEAGYVGEDVENILLRLIQAADYDIARAERGIVYIDEIDKIARKSGDNPSITRDVSGEGVQQALLKIIEGCVANVPPQGGRKHPHQEFIQINTSNILFICGGAFEGLEQIIDQRIGKGRRTIGFKAHTAREDTAKVKDELLKYVTPDDLLRYGLIPEFVGRLPVIVSLHSLDKSALVRVLTEPKNALVKQYQQIFALDGVELVFTDDALEAAAEEALRLRTGARGLRTVLEDCLLDVMYEIPSRNDIKKCVVDAEVIRGRRRPLLLARSGQVVDLWSEQTQEETA, from the coding sequence ATGCCGCCGCGGGGAAGCCGCACCTACTCCTACCACTGCTCCTTCTGCGGTAAGGGGCAGCAGGAGGTGCGCCGCCTCATCGCCGGCCCCAACGGGGTCTACATCTGCGACGAGTGCGTGCAGCTCTGCAACGAGATCATCCGCGAGGATATGGCCCCCAAGGGCCGGCCCCAGGCACAGCGGATACCGCCCCCGCGGGCTATCTACCAGCAGTTGAGCGAGTATGTCATCGGTCAGGAGCACGCCAAGAAGGTGCTGTCGGTGGCTGTCTATAACCACTACAAGCGCATCGCCGCCGGCCGCCACTTGCGTGAGGTGGAGCTGGAGAAGAGCAATATCTTGCTCATCGGTCCCACCGGCTGCGGCAAGACGCTCCTGGCCCGCACCCTGGCCAAGATACTGGACGTCCCCTTCACCATCGCCGATGCCACCTCCCTCACCGAGGCGGGCTACGTAGGCGAGGACGTGGAGAACATCCTGCTGCGGCTCATCCAGGCGGCCGATTACGACATCGCCCGTGCCGAGCGTGGCATCGTCTACATCGACGAGATCGATAAGATAGCGCGCAAGTCGGGCGACAACCCCTCCATCACCCGCGACGTGTCGGGGGAGGGAGTGCAGCAGGCGCTGCTGAAGATCATCGAAGGGTGCGTGGCCAACGTGCCGCCCCAGGGCGGGCGCAAGCACCCCCACCAGGAGTTCATTCAGATCAACACCAGCAACATCCTGTTCATATGCGGCGGTGCCTTCGAGGGCCTGGAGCAGATCATCGACCAGCGCATCGGCAAGGGGCGCCGCACCATCGGCTTCAAGGCCCACACCGCCCGTGAGGATACGGCCAAGGTCAAGGACGAGCTGCTGAAGTATGTGACGCCCGACGACCTGCTGCGCTATGGCCTCATTCCCGAGTTCGTGGGCCGCCTTCCCGTGATCGTCAGCCTCCACTCCCTGGACAAGTCCGCCCTGGTGAGGGTGCTGACGGAGCCCAAGAACGCCCTGGTCAAGCAGTACCAGCAGATCTTCGCTCTGGACGGGGTGGAGCTGGTCTTCACCGACGATGCCCTGGAGGCGGCGGCCGAGGAGGCGCTCCGACTGAGGACGGGGGCGCGGGGCCTGCGCACCGTACTGGAGGACTGTCTCCTAGACGTGATGTACGAGATACCCTCCCGCAACGACATCAAGAAGTGCGTGGTGGACGCCGAGGTCATCCGGGGCCGTCGCCGCCCCCTGCTGCTGGCCCGTAGCGGCCAGGTGGTGGACCTCTGGTCAGAGCAGACCCAGGAAGAGACAGCCTAG
- a CDS encoding ATP-dependent Clp protease proteolytic subunit yields MTSDLWRPRGVIPYVVEQGPRGERAFDIFSLLLKERIVFLGWPIDDQIANLIVMELLYLEREDPDKDIYMYINSPGGVISAGLAIYDTMQLVKCDVATICVGECASMATVLLAAGAKGKRYALPHSTIHIHQARGGVTGRAADVESIAKHVIRQNELIRQILAYHTGQPIERIAQDTDREFFMDVYQAKDYGIIDEVLVSPKLPAGAPGAAPGG; encoded by the coding sequence ATGACCAGTGACCTGTGGCGCCCCCGCGGCGTCATTCCCTACGTAGTAGAGCAAGGCCCGAGGGGCGAGCGCGCCTTTGACATCTTCTCGCTCCTGCTGAAGGAACGCATCGTCTTCCTCGGTTGGCCCATCGACGACCAGATAGCTAACCTTATCGTCATGGAATTGCTCTACCTGGAGCGGGAAGACCCCGACAAGGACATCTACATGTACATCAACTCTCCGGGCGGGGTCATAAGCGCCGGGCTGGCCATCTACGACACCATGCAGCTGGTCAAGTGCGACGTGGCCACCATCTGCGTGGGCGAGTGCGCCAGCATGGCTACCGTATTGCTGGCAGCGGGGGCCAAGGGTAAGCGCTACGCCCTGCCCCACTCCACCATCCACATCCACCAGGCGCGGGGCGGCGTCACCGGCCGCGCCGCCGACGTGGAGTCCATCGCCAAGCACGTCATTCGCCAGAACGAGCTGATACGTCAGATCCTGGCCTACCACACCGGCCAGCCCATCGAGCGCATCGCCCAGGATACCGACCGCGAGTTCTTCATGGACGTCTATCAGGCCAAGGACTACGGCATCATCGACGAGGTGCTGGTGAGTCCCAAGCTGCCGGCCGGGGCGCCCGGCGCAGCGCCTGGAGGGTAG
- a CDS encoding TlyA family RNA methyltransferase, with product MAKRRLDLLLVERGLVESREKARARIMAGEVLVDDRPIDKPGTLVDDQAQVRLLAAPRYVGRGGEKLEHALRAFRLDVQGLVCADIGAGTGGFTDCLLQHGARRVYAIDVGYGQLHPRLRQDPRVVVMERTNARYLGRLPEPVDLATVDVSFISLTKVLPAVTPNLRPGGSIVVLFKPQFEARRGEVPRRGVIRDPLLHATLIGRFVAWAVGQGYRVLGPVRSPLPGAEGNLEFFFLLSPHA from the coding sequence ATGGCCAAGCGAAGGCTGGACCTGCTGCTGGTGGAGCGCGGCCTGGTCGAGAGCAGGGAAAAGGCACGGGCCCGCATCATGGCCGGCGAGGTCCTGGTCGACGACAGGCCCATCGACAAGCCTGGCACCCTGGTGGACGACCAGGCCCAGGTGCGCCTCCTCGCCGCTCCCCGATACGTCGGCCGCGGCGGCGAGAAGCTGGAGCATGCCCTGAGGGCCTTCCGATTGGACGTACAGGGCCTCGTCTGCGCCGACATCGGCGCCGGCACCGGCGGCTTCACCGACTGCCTGCTGCAGCATGGCGCGCGTCGCGTCTACGCCATCGACGTGGGCTACGGCCAGCTCCACCCACGGCTGCGTCAGGACCCGCGGGTGGTGGTCATGGAGCGGACCAACGCCCGCTACCTTGGGCGGCTGCCGGAGCCCGTAGACCTGGCCACCGTGGACGTATCCTTCATCTCGCTGACCAAGGTGCTGCCAGCGGTGACACCCAATCTGCGGCCGGGTGGGAGCATCGTCGTCCTGTTCAAGCCTCAGTTCGAGGCCCGCCGCGGCGAGGTGCCCAGGAGGGGCGTCATTCGCGACCCCCTCCTGCACGCTACCCTCATCGGCCGCTTCGTGGCCTGGGCTGTGGGCCAGGGCTATCGAGTCCTGGGGCCGGTGCGTTCGCCTCTTCCCGGGGCCGAGGGCAACCTGGAGTTCTTCTTCCTGCTGAGTCCCCATGCATAG